The sequence below is a genomic window from Henriciella marina DSM 19595.
AGCGATCCGCCAAAGCTTGGATAATCAGTGAGGATAGAAAGACAGGCCGCGCCGGCCGATTCGTACTCTTGTGCGATAGCGACGGGGTTGGCCCCCGGTAGAATGTCTCCGGCGGATGGCGATTTGCGCTTTAGCTCGCAGATCAGTGCGGCTTGGCCAGCCCCGGCAATCTCTGAAAGCTGCCTGGAAAATCCACGCGGTTTGGGCACTGACTTGCAGGCTTCCAGAAGCGCGGAGACAGTGGTCTGCTGCTTTAGTGCGGCGACTTCATCCTGCTTGTATTCGATGATCCGGTCGAGAGCGGTCGCCACTATGAGGTCTTTCCTGAACTGATGCTGGCGAGTGTCGTCAGCGTATGGAGTGCCCGCCCGCTATCTATGGCCTCAGCCGCGCGCTGTGCGCCCTCGAACAGATTGGCGGACAGGCCCAGAAGGCAGAGGCCTGCGGCCGCGTTGAGGAGGACTACGTCTCTGAATGGGCCACTTCGCCCCTCTAGGAGGTCGCGGATGGCGCCTGCATTGTCTTCGGGCGATCCGCCTTCGAGGGCCGCGAGCGGACTTGTATCAAGCCCCGCATCTTTTGGCTCGATCCGGAAGGCGTTTATCCTGCCCCCCTCGACTTCCCGGACTTCTGTCGACCCGGAGATGGAAATCTCATCGATGCCGTCGACGCCGTGCACCACCCACGCCTTTTCGATACCAAGCTTCAGCAATGTTTCAGCCATTGGATCAAGCCAGCGCGGATCATAGACGCCAAGGATCTGGTGCGTCGCACTGGCCGGATTGGAGAGCGGGCCGAGGAGGTTGAAAATGGTCCGGATACCAAGGCTTGAACGCACCGGTGCAACGTGGCGCATCGCTGAGTGATGGCTGCGCGCAAACAGAAAGCCTACCCCGGCCTTTTCGACACAGGCGGTGAATGTTTCAGCCGTTATATCCAGTTCGACCCCGAGCGCTTCGAGAACA
It includes:
- the trpD gene encoding anthranilate phosphoribosyltransferase: MTDPALLNAIKALARSEELEQDVLTPAFDTLLSGEAPPEQIGAFLMGLAVRGETSKELYAGAMTMRQHARRVQLDGPLLDTCGTGGLSWKSLNTSTASAIVIAAAGGRVAKHGNRSVPPKTGSADVLEALGVELDITAETFTACVEKAGVGFLFARSHHSAMRHVAPVRSSLGIRTIFNLLGPLSNPASATHQILGVYDPRWLDPMAETLLKLGIEKAWVVHGVDGIDEISISGSTEVREVEGGRINAFRIEPKDAGLDTSPLAALEGGSPEDNAGAIRDLLEGRSGPFRDVVLLNAAAGLCLLGLSANLFEGAQRAAEAIDSGRALHTLTTLASISSGKTS